In one Vibrio sp. VB16 genomic region, the following are encoded:
- the flgL gene encoding flagellar hook-associated protein FlgL: protein MVGRISSFHNYQAVQNDLRRQEAKIVHNQAQLASGKKLLNASDDPLATHYIQNLGQQSEQLRQYMDAIVLTRNRLEHHEVLVANSEEYADQAKRTVMEMINGSHSKEDRLAKTREIQETFSNLLNLANSQDESGNYIFAGTKPKNQPFFRDNENNVTYSGDDYQRKMRISNQLEMALNDPGSKLYMEVDNPFGDYKPSYQLQPASELLLERATNLDSTDDAQYTITFVDMGTGKYGYQLDKDGSAVQTEEFDPRKGIKYEGLSILIRGQITAGDSFTLEPKETVNLFDSFKQVIELSDASVSDASATAELHRLTKEFDAAFIHLGKARTDVGARLNTLDIQTDLHEDFKLTLAKSKSAFEDLDYSQAVIEFNENSLALEASQKAFGKTKDLTLFNYI from the coding sequence ATGGTAGGAAGAATATCAAGTTTTCATAATTACCAAGCGGTTCAAAACGATCTCCGTAGGCAAGAGGCAAAGATTGTCCACAACCAAGCGCAATTAGCCTCAGGTAAGAAACTACTCAACGCAAGTGATGACCCACTTGCCACGCACTATATTCAAAATCTTGGGCAGCAATCAGAACAGCTTCGCCAATATATGGATGCGATCGTACTTACCCGCAACCGCCTTGAACACCATGAAGTATTGGTAGCGAACTCTGAAGAGTACGCGGATCAGGCAAAAAGAACGGTTATGGAGATGATCAATGGTTCGCATTCAAAGGAAGATCGATTAGCGAAAACCCGAGAGATACAAGAAACATTTAGCAATCTGCTTAACCTAGCGAATAGCCAAGATGAGTCAGGTAACTATATTTTTGCAGGTACGAAACCTAAAAATCAGCCTTTCTTTCGAGACAATGAAAACAATGTCACTTATTCCGGTGATGATTATCAGCGCAAGATGAGAATTTCGAATCAATTGGAAATGGCATTGAATGACCCTGGTAGTAAGTTGTATATGGAGGTGGATAATCCATTTGGTGATTACAAACCGAGTTACCAGTTACAACCTGCATCAGAATTGTTGCTCGAGCGCGCGACCAATCTAGACAGTACGGATGATGCCCAATATACGATTACCTTTGTTGATATGGGTACGGGGAAATACGGTTACCAACTAGACAAAGATGGTAGCGCGGTACAAACAGAAGAGTTTGACCCGAGAAAAGGGATCAAATATGAAGGTTTATCGATCCTGATTCGTGGGCAGATAACGGCGGGTGATTCTTTTACATTAGAACCCAAAGAAACCGTGAACCTTTTTGATAGCTTCAAACAAGTTATCGAACTGTCGGATGCCTCCGTATCCGATGCGTCGGCAACGGCTGAATTGCATAGATTGACCAAAGAATTTGACGCCGCATTTATTCATCTTGGCAAAGCTAGGACGGATGTTGGTGCGCGTCTGAATACGCTCGATATTCAAACGGATTTGCACGAAGATTTTAAGCTAACACTCGCAAAGTCAAAAAGTGCGTTTGAAGATCTCGATTATTCACAAGCGGTGATCGAATTTAACGAAAACTCGCTTGCACTGGAAGCATCACAAAAAGCCTTTGGTAAAACGAAAGACCTGACGTTATTTAACTATATCTAA
- a CDS encoding flagellin has product MAVTVSTNVAAMTTQRYLNKATENLNTSMERLSSGHKINSAKDDAAGLQISNRLNSQSRGLDVAMRNANDGISIAQTAEGAMNESSAILTRMRDLSLQSANGSNSLSERVAINEEVTALQDELNRIAETTSFGGRRLLNGSFGEAAFQIGANSGEAMIMGLTSIRADDFRMGGETFNAELPEGKIIGSDWGVPADKLDIKFTFAADANNEELVIDIQAKAGDDIEELATYINGQTDKLSASVGEGGNLQLFVANPKIAGGLDISGSLASEIGIAGSEARVTTAQDIDVTSVKGSQNAVGVIDAALTYVDSQRADLGAQQNRLSHSINNLSNIQENVESSKSRIKDTDFAKETTELTKNQILQQAGTSILAQAKQLPNSALSLLQ; this is encoded by the coding sequence ATGGCTGTAACAGTAAGTACTAACGTCGCGGCGATGACGACTCAGCGCTATTTAAATAAGGCGACTGAAAACCTAAACACGTCAATGGAACGTTTGTCATCTGGTCACAAAATAAATAGTGCTAAAGATGATGCAGCGGGCCTACAAATTTCGAATCGATTGAATTCGCAATCTCGCGGTCTTGATGTTGCTATGCGTAATGCCAACGATGGTATTTCCATTGCACAAACGGCAGAAGGTGCGATGAATGAGTCATCGGCAATTCTAACCCGTATGCGTGATTTGTCACTTCAATCGGCTAACGGTTCTAACTCTTTGTCTGAACGCGTTGCGATAAACGAAGAAGTGACCGCTCTGCAAGATGAACTTAACCGTATTGCAGAAACCACCTCGTTTGGTGGCCGTCGACTTCTGAATGGTTCCTTCGGTGAAGCGGCATTCCAGATAGGCGCTAACTCGGGTGAAGCTATGATCATGGGATTGACCAGCATTCGTGCTGATGATTTCCGCATGGGTGGCGAGACATTCAATGCTGAACTTCCTGAAGGGAAGATCATCGGCAGCGATTGGGGTGTACCGGCTGATAAACTTGATATCAAGTTTACCTTCGCGGCTGACGCCAATAATGAAGAGTTGGTAATAGATATCCAAGCGAAAGCGGGTGATGATATCGAAGAGCTTGCGACCTACATAAATGGTCAGACAGACAAATTGTCGGCATCCGTTGGAGAGGGAGGTAACTTGCAGCTCTTTGTGGCGAATCCGAAAATTGCGGGTGGTCTTGATATTTCAGGCTCACTAGCTTCAGAGATTGGTATCGCTGGCTCAGAAGCGCGCGTTACCACTGCACAAGATATTGATGTGACAAGCGTTAAGGGTTCACAAAATGCAGTTGGTGTCATTGATGCCGCCCTCACCTATGTTGACAGCCAGCGTGCTGATCTAGGTGCACAACAAAACAGGCTTAGTCACAGCATTAATAACTTGTCCAATATTCAAGAAAACGTGGAATCGTCGAAGAGCCGGATCAAAGATACTGATTTTGCTAAAGAAACGACGGAACTTACGAAAAACCAAATTTTGCAACAGGCAGGTACTTCCATACTTGCTCAAGCAAAACAATTGCCAAACTCTGCATTGTCGCTGCTTCAGTAG